One window of the Eucalyptus grandis isolate ANBG69807.140 chromosome 6, ASM1654582v1, whole genome shotgun sequence genome contains the following:
- the LOC120294621 gene encoding uncharacterized protein LOC120294621, with amino-acid sequence MAGKAAQSVVKTIAEYQYPWREKLVKYRSELSKGVWGYWELGAWKPLGISARRRARLRKEVLLAGEDWPYDPERKEMRTKRKGHKCDRIAAEKRENTARLMEKMPDLLQAYKKRRWEKKMKEEDKK; translated from the coding sequence ATGGCTGGTAAAGCTGCCCAATCTGTGGTGAAGACGATTGCAGAGTACCAATACCCGTGGCGGGAGAAGTTGGTGAAATACAGGAGTGAGCTATCCAAGGGCGTGTGGGGGTATTGGGAGTTGGGAGCATGGAAGCCACTGGGAATCAGCGCACGTCGCCGAGCTAGGCTACGCAAGGAAGTCCTACTTGCAGGTGAAGATTGGCCATATGACCCTGAGAGGAAAGAGATGAGAACCAAGAGGAAAGGGCACAAGTGCGATAGGATAGCCGCCGAGAAACGGGAGAACACCGCAAGACTGATGGAGAAAATGCCGGATTTGTTGCAGGCGTACAAGAAGCGGAgatgggagaagaagatgaaggaagaagacaagaaatAG
- the LOC120294321 gene encoding uncharacterized protein LOC120294321, translating into MANMFRANRALLNNSFRASSRDPSFYVQRTVRPSRACFLSSAFERAEGSNAVAETSPGDRGTGIPETGSDPVRDGMYEAKQEALDPDEGRASAVTGYMADRARDGPEKAKEMSNRVGETAKKTMDGAWKAARETTEEIKEAVAAGGRSHSEEEKRGPNHENSEGDENVDDLRRRAGGYDKAE; encoded by the exons ATGGCCAATATGTTCAGGGCAAATAGAGCTCTCCTCAACAACAGCTTCAGGGCTTCGTCCAGAGACCCATCTTTCTATGTCCAACGCACTGTCCGGCCGTCTAGGGCTTGCTTTCTCTCCTCTGCTTTTGAACGTGCAGAA GGCAGCAATGCTGTGGCCGAAACGAGCCCCGGAGATCGTGGGACAGGGATCCCGGAAACGGGGTCTGACCCGGTGAGGGACGGGATGTACGAAGCCAAGCAAGAGGCCCTCGACCCCGATGAGGGCCGGGCCAGTGCTGTGACAGGATATATGGCCGACAGAGCGAGGGACGGGCCCGAGAAGGCGAAGGAGATGTCCAACCGGGTGGGCGAGACGGCCAAGAAGACGATGGACGGCGCCTGGAAGGCAGCCAGGGAGACCACCGAGGAGATTaaggaggcggtggcggcgggcggCCGCAGTCACAgcgaggaggagaagagagggCCGAATCATGAGAACTCGGAGGGTGACGAGAACGTGGACGATTTGAGGAGGCGTGCAGGAGGATACGATAAAGCGGAGTGA